Proteins from a genomic interval of Papaver somniferum cultivar HN1 chromosome 4, ASM357369v1, whole genome shotgun sequence:
- the LOC113275879 gene encoding probable WRKY transcription factor 3, with product MADKNRVIIASGATRPTITLPPRSTLENLFAGNNGGNGSGTSPGPMTLVANFFSTDNDPAQSFSQLLAGAMGSPISAWKQQNPFFEDMGHFDQHGGSGGVRDSRIKQNHSLNLMISQPPMFTVPVGLSPTSLFDSPRMFLPNQSTIGISHQQALAQVTAQAVHSQSIMHSQAEYPSSLSAYSTLALHQPYTSNTTATQFIQPFTSNSKRMTEYSEPHHSDTRFQHLPPAVDKPADDGYNWRKYGQKQVKGSEYPRSYYKCTSTNCPVKKKVERSLDGHVTEIIYTGKHTHQKPKTSRRAKEVANSEGNMNFIQSEYGDLSKSYDHESSQATHEQLSGLSDDGENGDGAEMRSDEEDDDIPEPKRQNTGSRVSEPSSSHKIGSRIIVQTTSEVDLLDDGFRWRKYGQKVVKGNPHPRSYYKCTASGCNVRKHVERASADPKAVITTYEGKHNHDVPAPKNSSHNTTNSHMGQLKQPYALAEQLKKEQHTN from the exons ATGGCAGATAAGAACAGAGTAATAATAGCATCAGGAGCAACACGTCCAACAATTACCTTACCACCACGTTCAACACTAGAGAATTTGTTTGCTGGTAATAATGGAGGAAATGGAAGTGGAACAAGTCCTGGTCCTATGACACTTGTTGCAAATTTCTTTTCTACAGATAATGATCCAGCACAATCATTTTCGCAACTGCTTGCTGGTGCTATGGGTTCACCTATTTCTGCTTGGAAACAACAAAATCCATTCTTTGAAGATATGGGTCATTTTGATCAACATGGAGGAAGTGGCGGTGTTAGAGATTCTAGAATTAAACAAAATCATTCGTTGAATTTAATGATTTCTCAACCTCCTATGTTTACTGTTCCTGTTGGGTTAAGTCCAACTAGCTTGTTTGATTCTCCTAGAATGTTTCTTCCTAATCAG AGTACCATTGGGATCTCCCACCAACAAGCCCTAGCGCAAGTTACAGCTCAAGCTGTTCATTCCCAATCAATTATGCACAGCCAAGCTGAGTATCCGTCTTCTCTATCAGCATATTCTACATTAGCACTACATCAACCTTATACTTCAAATACTACTGCAACCCAATTCATTCAGCCGTTTACATCCAACTCTAAAAGAATGACAGAATATTCAGAGCCCCATCACTCTGACACTAGATTTCAACATCTTCCCCCTGCTGTTGATAAGCCAGCCGATGATGGCTACAACTGGCGGAAATACGGGCAGAAGCAAGTGAAAGGCAGTGAATATCCTAGAAGCTACTACAAGTGTACCAGTACAAATTGTCCTGTAAAGAAAAAGGTGGAGCGCTCTCTCGATGGGCATGTCACTGAGATTATCTATACAGGGAAGCacacccatcaaaaaccaaaaactAGTAGGCGTGCAAAAGAAGTTGCAAATTCTGAAGGGAATATGAATTTCATACAGTCCGAGTATGGGGATTTATCCAAATCATATGATCATGAATCTTCACAAGCAACACATGAACAGTTATCTGGATTGAGTGATGATGGGGAAAATGGTGATGGAGCTGAAATGAGATCtgacgaggaagatgatgatataCCTGAGCCAAAAAGACA AAACACCGGGTCCAGGGTATCGGAACCGTCATCATCACATAAGATAGGGTCGAGGATTATTGTGCAGACAACAAGTGAAGTTGATCTTTTGGacgatggctttaggtggcgcaAGTATGGGCAAAAAGTTGTCAAAGGAAATCCTCATCCAAG GAGCTACTACAAATGCACAGCTTCTGGGTGTAATGTGCGCAAGCATGTTGAAAGAGCTTCAGCAGACCCTAAAGCTGTCATTACAACATATGAGGGGAAACATAATCATGATGTGCCAGCACCTAAGAACAGTAGCCATAACACAACAAACAGTCATATGGGGCAGTTAAAACAACCATATGCCTTAGCAGAACAGTTAAAAAAAGAACAGCATACCAATTAG
- the LOC113275878 gene encoding uncharacterized protein LOC113275878 isoform X2: MRSTSSPSRSPTKNNNKEERPRFFDAKAKSLCWAKADVLIGRHPERWRKDAAGNIVCKRFCNCQGCLCFEYDHIIPFSKGGESTVENCQILQTRVNRYKSDNDKLEKSELEGFSCDIKFTDAWCFELIVLLVAAVSPMGIFMLELGTSGILQRLTMFTYSMS; encoded by the exons ATGAGATCGACTTCTTCTCCTAGTCGATCTCCCACTAAAAATAACAACAAAGAGGAAAGACCAAGGTTTTTTGATGCTAAAGCAAAGAGTTTATGTTGGGCAAAAGCCGATGTATTAATCGGACGTCATCCAGAAAGATGGAGAAAAGATGCTGCTGGCAATATTGTTTGTAAACGTTTTTGCAATTGTCAAGGTTGTTTATGCTTTGAATACGATCATATTATCCCTTTCTCCAAAG GTGGAGAATCTACTGTAGAGAATTGTCAAATTCTTCAAACTAGGGTGAATAGGTATAAATCGGATAATGACAAGTTGGAAAAATCTGAGTTGGAGGGATTCTCTTGTGATATCAAGTTTACGG ATGCTTGGTGTTTTGAACTTATCGTA ttattggTGGCCGCTGTATCGCCCATGGGTATTTTCATGTTGGAACTAGGAACTAGTGGCATTCTGCAAAGACTTACAATGTTTACATACTCTATGTCTTGA
- the LOC113275880 gene encoding protein IMPAIRED IN BABA-INDUCED STERILITY 1-like isoform X1, which translates to MGCITSKEATVKPSTSEEFRDNGSAISGSSSLRIQTKLPEPDYRKVIHSRNNNGGGNNKLGESKREKPKVEDRSFRLRNLHRHVEGEQVAAGWPSWLSAVAREAIHGWIPLRAESFEKLEKIGQGTYSSVFRARELATGRMLALKKVRFDNFEPESVRFMSREIMILRKLDHPNVMKLEGLITSRLSTSVYLVFEYMKHDIAGLSSCPDIKFSESQVKCYMHQLLSGLEHCHSRGIMHRDIKGSNLLVSDDGVLKIADFGLANFVSVGHIQPLTSRVVTLWYRPPELLLGSTSYGQSVDLWSVGCLFAELLLGKPILKGRTEVEQLHKIFKLCGSPPDEYWKKFKLPHATIFKPQNSNASSLSVTCKDLPTSALNLIQTLLSIEPYKRDTASAALKSKYFTTRPYACHASSLPKYPPNKEIDARTRDEARRKRAAGRARKSETTRRRARVSNVLPEPKHAVQPKELQVNIQNVRKSNACLLEEQKKSCQEEIYLSGPLHITPSSGFAWVRSRNEDLAYNGYSSRIPIKSKVNPSNVQLKRTSSELKDIRVGLFGTHTESGVHDLYSRSEMQKHWTKFERLDSFDDSKQHHSQGFSTAVYQSQDFPNIKRSNKEEDRVDFSGPLMNQHQHHKANEPSERRSIRERQAARRTTWLPKR; encoded by the exons ATGGGTTGTATTACATCAAAAGAAGCTACAGTAAAGCCTTCAACGTCCGAAGAGTTTCGAGATAATGGGTCGGCGATATCGGGTTCGTCTTCTTTGCGAATTCAAACAAAGTTACCTGAACCGGATTACAGGAAGGTAATTCATTCAAGAAATAATAATGGTGGTGGGAATAATAAATTGGGAGAATCAAAAAGAGAGAAACCCAAAGTTGAAGATCGAAGTTTTAGATTGAGAAATTTGCATAGACATGTTGAAGGTGAACAAGTTGCTGCTGGTTGGCCTTCTTGGCTTAGTGCTGTTGCTCGTGAAGCTATTCATGGTTGGATTCCTCTTCGTGCTGAAAGTTTCGAGAAATTGGAAAAG ATTGGGCAAGGTACATACAGCAGTGTTTTCCGAGCGCGGGAGCTTGCAACTGGGAGGATGCTTGCGTTAAAGAAAGTTCGGTTTGATAACTTTGAGCCAGAAAGTGTGAGATTTATGTCGCGGGAAATAATGATTCTCCGCAAACTAGATCATCCAAATGTTATGAAACTGGAGGGACTAATTACTTCTAGACTGTCAACTAGTGTATATCTCGTTTTCGAGTATATGAAACATGATATTGCTGGATTATCATCTTGTCCTGACATCAAGTTCAGTGAATCACAG GTTAAATGCTATATGCATCAACTACTATCTGGCCTTGAACACTGTCATTCGAGAGGTATAATGCACCGAGATATCAAGGGATCCAACCTTCTTGTTAGTGATGATGGAGTTCTGAAGATAGCTGATTTTGGCCTGGCAAATTTTGTTAGTGTCGGGCACATTCAACCATTAACTAGTCGAGTTGTTACTTTATGGTATCGGCCTCCTGAACTTTTGCTTGGATCCACCAGTTATGGGCAATCTGTTGATCTATGGAGTGTTGGTTGTTTATTTGCTGAACTACTTCTCGGAAAGCCTATACTTAAAGGAAGAACTGAG GTCGAACAATTGCACAAAATCTTCAAGCTTTGTGGTTCCCCACCTGATGAGTATTGGAAAAAATTCAAACTGCCTCATGCAACTATTTTCAAACCCCAGAATTCTAATGCCAGTAGCCTCTCTGTTACCTGTAAAGATTTACCAACAAGTGCTCTCAATTTGATACAAACACTTCTCTCCATAGAACCCTACAAGCGTGATACTGCTTCGGCTGCTCTTAAGTCCAAG TATTTCACAACAAGACCTTATGCATGTCATGCATCAAGCCTGCCGAAGTACCCACCAAACAAGGAAATAGATGCTAGAACTCGTGATGAGGCGCGAAG GAAAAGAGCTGCTGGCAGAGCACGAAAATCTGAAACAACACGAAGAAGAGCAAGAGTGTCCAATGTTTTACCTGAACCAAAACATGCAGTACAACCCAAG GAGTTGCAGGTCAATATACAAAATGTGCGTAAAAGCAATGCTTGCTTATTAGAAGAACAAAAGAAATCATGCCAAGAAGAAATATATTTATCAGGTCCTCTACACATCACGCCATCAAGTGGGTTTGCATGGGTGAGAAGTCGAAATGAAGATCTTGCCTACAATGGGTATAGTTCAAGAATTCCTATTAAAAGCAAAGTCAATCCTTCAAATGTCCAACTAAAAAGAACTAGTTCAGAACTTAAAGACATTCGTGTTGGTTTATTTGGAACTCATACCGAATCAGGTGTCCATGACTTGTATTCCAGGAGCGAAATGCAGAAACATTGGACCAAATTCGAACGTCTGGATTCCTTCGATGACTCTAAGCAACATCATTCTCAAGGGTTCTCAACTGCAGTCTATCAAAGCCAAGATTTTCCAAATATCAAGAGAAGCAATAAG GAAGAAGACAGAGTTGATTTCTCAGGGCCATTAATGAACCAACACCAACATCATAAAGCCAATGAACCCTCAGAGAGACGTAGCATTCGAGAGCGGCAAGCAGCTCGTAGAACAACATGGTTACCCAAGAG GTAG
- the LOC113275880 gene encoding protein IMPAIRED IN BABA-INDUCED STERILITY 1-like isoform X2: MGCITSKEATVKPSTSEEFRDNGSAISGSSSLRIQTKLPEPDYRKVIHSRNNNGGGNNKLGESKREKPKVEDRSFRLRNLHRHVEGEQVAAGWPSWLSAVAREAIHGWIPLRAESFEKLEKIGQGTYSSVFRARELATGRMLALKKVRFDNFEPESVRFMSREIMILRKLDHPNVMKLEGLITSRLSTSVYLVFEYMKHDIAGLSSCPDIKFSESQVKCYMHQLLSGLEHCHSRGIMHRDIKGSNLLVSDDGVLKIADFGLANFVSVGHIQPLTSRVVTLWYRPPELLLGSTSYGQSVDLWSVGCLFAELLLGKPILKGRTEVEQLHKIFKLCGSPPDEYWKKFKLPHATIFKPQNSNASSLSVTCKDLPTSALNLIQTLLSIEPYKRDTASAALKSKYFTTRPYACHASSLPKYPPNKEIDARTRDEARRKRAAGRARKSETTRRRARVSNVLPEPKHAVQPKELQVNIQNVRKSNACLLEEQKKSCQEEIYLSGPLHITPSSGFAWVRSRNEDLAYNGSEMQKHWTKFERLDSFDDSKQHHSQGFSTAVYQSQDFPNIKRSNKEEDRVDFSGPLMNQHQHHKANEPSERRSIRERQAARRTTWLPKR; the protein is encoded by the exons ATGGGTTGTATTACATCAAAAGAAGCTACAGTAAAGCCTTCAACGTCCGAAGAGTTTCGAGATAATGGGTCGGCGATATCGGGTTCGTCTTCTTTGCGAATTCAAACAAAGTTACCTGAACCGGATTACAGGAAGGTAATTCATTCAAGAAATAATAATGGTGGTGGGAATAATAAATTGGGAGAATCAAAAAGAGAGAAACCCAAAGTTGAAGATCGAAGTTTTAGATTGAGAAATTTGCATAGACATGTTGAAGGTGAACAAGTTGCTGCTGGTTGGCCTTCTTGGCTTAGTGCTGTTGCTCGTGAAGCTATTCATGGTTGGATTCCTCTTCGTGCTGAAAGTTTCGAGAAATTGGAAAAG ATTGGGCAAGGTACATACAGCAGTGTTTTCCGAGCGCGGGAGCTTGCAACTGGGAGGATGCTTGCGTTAAAGAAAGTTCGGTTTGATAACTTTGAGCCAGAAAGTGTGAGATTTATGTCGCGGGAAATAATGATTCTCCGCAAACTAGATCATCCAAATGTTATGAAACTGGAGGGACTAATTACTTCTAGACTGTCAACTAGTGTATATCTCGTTTTCGAGTATATGAAACATGATATTGCTGGATTATCATCTTGTCCTGACATCAAGTTCAGTGAATCACAG GTTAAATGCTATATGCATCAACTACTATCTGGCCTTGAACACTGTCATTCGAGAGGTATAATGCACCGAGATATCAAGGGATCCAACCTTCTTGTTAGTGATGATGGAGTTCTGAAGATAGCTGATTTTGGCCTGGCAAATTTTGTTAGTGTCGGGCACATTCAACCATTAACTAGTCGAGTTGTTACTTTATGGTATCGGCCTCCTGAACTTTTGCTTGGATCCACCAGTTATGGGCAATCTGTTGATCTATGGAGTGTTGGTTGTTTATTTGCTGAACTACTTCTCGGAAAGCCTATACTTAAAGGAAGAACTGAG GTCGAACAATTGCACAAAATCTTCAAGCTTTGTGGTTCCCCACCTGATGAGTATTGGAAAAAATTCAAACTGCCTCATGCAACTATTTTCAAACCCCAGAATTCTAATGCCAGTAGCCTCTCTGTTACCTGTAAAGATTTACCAACAAGTGCTCTCAATTTGATACAAACACTTCTCTCCATAGAACCCTACAAGCGTGATACTGCTTCGGCTGCTCTTAAGTCCAAG TATTTCACAACAAGACCTTATGCATGTCATGCATCAAGCCTGCCGAAGTACCCACCAAACAAGGAAATAGATGCTAGAACTCGTGATGAGGCGCGAAG GAAAAGAGCTGCTGGCAGAGCACGAAAATCTGAAACAACACGAAGAAGAGCAAGAGTGTCCAATGTTTTACCTGAACCAAAACATGCAGTACAACCCAAG GAGTTGCAGGTCAATATACAAAATGTGCGTAAAAGCAATGCTTGCTTATTAGAAGAACAAAAGAAATCATGCCAAGAAGAAATATATTTATCAGGTCCTCTACACATCACGCCATCAAGTGGGTTTGCATGGGTGAGAAGTCGAAATGAAGATCTTGCCTACAATGG GAGCGAAATGCAGAAACATTGGACCAAATTCGAACGTCTGGATTCCTTCGATGACTCTAAGCAACATCATTCTCAAGGGTTCTCAACTGCAGTCTATCAAAGCCAAGATTTTCCAAATATCAAGAGAAGCAATAAG GAAGAAGACAGAGTTGATTTCTCAGGGCCATTAATGAACCAACACCAACATCATAAAGCCAATGAACCCTCAGAGAGACGTAGCATTCGAGAGCGGCAAGCAGCTCGTAGAACAACATGGTTACCCAAGAG GTAG
- the LOC113275878 gene encoding uncharacterized protein LOC113275878 isoform X1 encodes MRSTSSPSRSPTKNNNKEERPRFFDAKAKSLCWAKADVLIGRHPERWRKDAAGNIVCKRFCNCQGCLCFEYDHIIPFSKGGESTVENCQILQTRVNRYKSDNDKLEKSELEGFSCDIKFTDKELDVVEMAVYGDVIRPGNECRCRTVAEMLGQYKSKNRMAPCQLPFKQETTK; translated from the exons ATGAGATCGACTTCTTCTCCTAGTCGATCTCCCACTAAAAATAACAACAAAGAGGAAAGACCAAGGTTTTTTGATGCTAAAGCAAAGAGTTTATGTTGGGCAAAAGCCGATGTATTAATCGGACGTCATCCAGAAAGATGGAGAAAAGATGCTGCTGGCAATATTGTTTGTAAACGTTTTTGCAATTGTCAAGGTTGTTTATGCTTTGAATACGATCATATTATCCCTTTCTCCAAAG GTGGAGAATCTACTGTAGAGAATTGTCAAATTCTTCAAACTAGGGTGAATAGGTATAAATCGGATAATGACAAGTTGGAAAAATCTGAGTTGGAGGGATTCTCTTGTGATATCAAGTTTACGG ACAAGGAGCTTGATGTAGTAGAGATGGCTGTTTACGGGGATGTAATCCGTCCTGGTAATGAATGTCGTTGCAGAACTGTCGCCGAAATGCTTGGTCAGTACAAATCAAAAAATCGAATGGCTCCTTGTCAACTTCCATTTAAGCAGGAGACTACTAAGTAG